AAATAATAAACTGAATCGACCTCCCTGTACGTTACACCTATAGTATAAATATCGGAAACCGATGGTCAAGCTATTCAAACTTGCAATCCTAAAGtaatacaaatgtgtttttccAGTGTTGTGTGCAGTTGGAGTAGAAACTCTACATAAAGGAGAGTTCTACAGCCTTGGTATCTACCTGCTGTAAGTTCCCTCTGGATATATTGATTAACGTATTGATGTGTTGATTGATGTGGTCTTTAACTGTTGATAAGAAGGACCTCAGGCCTTTTACCATTATTAGTCATCAAGCAAATGCTTTTATCCTTAGCACCTTTTAGCTGATTCAGATACAGTTGAGGGCTAGGGCGTCTTGGTCTAGCCTGCCTGTGGGTCTTTACATCAGGGAGCCCAGTGCCATAGTTCCTTTCATCATGGAGTCACACTCCCCTTCCTTTGCTTCGGCCAAAGCTTAGTGAAGATCTATGAAAGTAtttccatccacacacactagCCCTTGTTTGGTGGCATTCCAGCGTTTGAGATTACCAATGAACCATTCTGGCCTTTTTGGAAAGAATGTGTGGACCAGGACTACTGGGATACACTTAGTGCACTCCAGGGAGGCACGTTGTGACCCAGCTACTTaccctcacatgcacacaatcacatcaaaatacacacacacggtcgcacatacacgcagacacacgcacacacacgcacgcacacacacacacacacacaaacacacatgttcacgcaaacacacaggcacacacactaacacacttaaaaaatatccacaaacacacacacacacacacacacacacacacgcacgcacacacacacacacacacacacacacacacacacacacacacacacacacacacacacacacacacacacacacacacacacacacacacacattcatacatgcCTCAAAAGCACCTCCCCATAATTGCACATATTGTCCCTCATATATGCTTTAtttcatgcgcacacacgcacacgcacagggacataaacacacagacacacacactcacaaatacacacacacagacaataagcTTACAGTTGCACGTCCCGATgtcacaaataataaaatatttattctgAAGATGCAGATGTTTATATCATGTGCGTAAAATGCTTCAAAAGCTTGAAAATACAAACGTCATATTCGCAGATATGTAAACTCAACCCAGTTCAGCAAATGCGAGGTTTTATGTGCGCAGAATGGGAAGAACGGAGGGAACTTTATAAGGAGGTTGTATGTATTAAGGATCATTGCAGGTTTTACGATGAATCATCTGTATCGTTTCTTCACACCAGCGTGGCGTTTGGGGGGATGTTGCTGTTTGAGGGCGCGTATTTCCTGGATGCAATGCTGTTCATGTGTTTACCGTGAGTACACAACCTGTCTTCATCCTCCATTAGGCGAGACACCAGTTCAGAGACACACATAATAAATCCAGGAGTaatgacaaacacaaacacacatcagatCACCGACACAAATGAAAGATTTAACTGTCAAAAAAGACGTCGATGTCAGCCAACCAATCAAAAGCAATGGCCACTGGCCCAATTTACACTCTGAGATCCCCTCATCTGTTTGTTTCCTGTCCCCCCACCCTGATAATAGCTGTCCGCCCGACTGGCGGGTGTTTGTGCTGTGGGGGAAGATGGCTGGAGTAGGGGGCTTCCACAAGTTCCTGTACTACTCCATCATGTCTCTGGTGTGCTTCCTGCACCCCGTGTTGGTTTGGCACGCGGTGATCCCAGGTACAATGACTCTGCCAGGTAACAGCCGCCAGCGACCCGTCGCCTAGACCACCAGATGCTGTCGGCCTCAGTATGTTCAGTATGAGATGAGTTAAGGTTGTAGGCTGCTTTATTGCTACAGGACAGCAGGCAGTTATGAAAGGACACGAGACATTGATTTTACACCGGACACAGCTAAAAGGATTTTCAAACTACACATTTTAAATTTTTAAAATTGATTGCTAAAAAATAGTATTGTAGTATCATTTGTTAGTAGGCAGTAAATAGGTAATGTgaactacatttacatttcgattttttttttttaaacaacgaatatatacaaaatatttatatctAGACAGGGAGAAAGGTAGAAATGTAGATGAGAAATAAAAGACAAACGGAGGGGGACGGTGCCCAGAACTCTTTGTCTTCTGGTTTATTTCCGCACTCCAGGAACCATGCTGCTGGCGACAGCGTGCTTCAACTTCCTGCTCGCTAAGAAGCCCCGAGCGGGGGCCCCCAAGGGACTGCAGGAAGGCTACCAGGAGCCCCCGGCAGGGGGAGCGGACACGGGTAAACCCCAgagcatcttctcctcctcctcctcctcctcctcttcctcctcctcctccttcttccacaTGGGGAAagactggggagggggagggggagggggagggggaggtctgGTCGGCGTGGCCGAGGGGAGGGTCTCAgctctgggggagggagaggagagctcagCCCAGGTCATGCTGGAGCCGGAGCCCAcaaaggagggagacagagggaggaggggaagggggtggatctGGGGGTGGGGCAGCTGGAGGGGACGGAGACAGGTGTGTTTTACAGATAGAGGGGGTCccgtggagagagagatggaggagatggagagttacggagagagagagaccacgtCCGACACGGCACCCATGATCCCGGACTGAGAGTGGGGTCTAGTCCGGGCTCTCGACCGGACCACGGGAATGACTGTGGGGTCTAGTCCGGGCTCTCGACCGGACCCAGCCGGAACATGTGAAGATATTCCCATCATGGCTATGAAACCctgtattgttgtttttcttgccCTTGATCCTGGATTGGTTAAGAGATACAAGCCCCTCTGGTAATTACATAGGACGTCTGGATGTTTCTGCATCAACATATCAACATATCAACCTATTTTTCCCAAACGCTATTTCCataatattgtttattatttgttACTTGCAAATTTGTTGGTTGAAAGTAATGTTTGCTGTGTCCAgtgtaaaataaatgttgtttttagTGAAAGATTTGGCCAAAAAAAAccacaataaacaaaacaacagcatATGGCCCACACGTGTAGGGATTCATGGAATGGCTTGTTTTGTAACGGCCCAAACCGACTGCCAAACCCGGACACCACGCCAAGCCACTTGAAGCAGCATCCATAATTCATGAGGTAATAAATCAGGTAATACATTACATTCTGAAGCCTGAACTGAGACTCCCGGTGTAGTTTATTCTGAGTATGTACTGAACTGTACAGAGCAGACGATTGTGTCTCCCGGCACACAAGGGCCttccagtctgtgtgtgttagtgtgtgtgcgtgtgcgtgtgtgcctgtgtgtgggttgtgtttgTCATGTGATGTGTGGTGGTGTCCATGGTGACCAAGCTCTGTTTTGTTGTGTTAATGTCAAAGTGCTCCCATTGGACCAGTGTGGCAAGACACCCCTCCTCAACCCATAATGAATACGATGGTATAATGTTGACGTAACATacattatagtatagtatattataCTATAGTATAGCATAGTATAGTATAGCATGT
Above is a window of Gadus morhua chromosome 15, gadMor3.0, whole genome shotgun sequence DNA encoding:
- the tmem72 gene encoding transmembrane protein 72 isoform X1 translates to MADPGRGCWIVVECTCRILGIATATVLCAVGVETLHKGEFYSLGIYLLVAFGGMLLFEGAYFLDAMLFMCLPCPPDWRVFVLWGKMAGVGGFHKFLYYSIMSLVCFLHPVLVWHAVIPGTMTLPGTMLLATACFNFLLAKKPRAGAPKGLQEGYQEPPAGGADTGKPQSIFSSSSSSSSSSSSSFFHMGKDWGGGGGGGGGGLVGVAEGRVSALGEGEESSAQVMLEPEPTKEGDRGRRGRGWIWGWGSWRGRRQVCFTDRGGPVEREMEEMESYGERETTSDTAPMIPD
- the tmem72 gene encoding transmembrane protein 72 isoform X2: MADPGRGCWIVVECTCRILGIATATVLCAVGVETLHKGEFYSLGIYLLVAFGGMLLFEGAYFLDAMLFMCLPCPPDWRVFVLWGKMAGVGGFHKFLYYSIMSLVCFLHPVLVWHAVIPGTMLLATACFNFLLAKKPRAGAPKGLQEGYQEPPAGGADTGKPQSIFSSSSSSSSSSSSSFFHMGKDWGGGGGGGGGGLVGVAEGRVSALGEGEESSAQVMLEPEPTKEGDRGRRGRGWIWGWGSWRGRRQVCFTDRGGPVEREMEEMESYGERETTSDTAPMIPD